The DNA sequence GGTAACGAAAGTACATCGTACCGGGGTTTAGTATTGTCAAGGTACCCTAATATTAATTAATCGCTTACGCTGAACAAAAACAAGGTCATTGATTAAATCAACGACCTTTGAAGGCTATTTATCCTCTTTTGTAGTATCTTTTCCACTGTCCACTTTAAGGGGAGTATATCATTTAAGTAGCTTAAGCTCTTATTTCAGCTAACTGTTGCTCTCCAAGATATTTCACTCGTAGTAATTTGATTACAGATTCATCTAGTATGATGCTGAAGACGAAGAAGATACAATTAGACCTTCCTGAGCCCATTCATAGTTCCGATAGGCTAGGAATAACATATTCTGAGCACTAATAAGTGCAAGTTTCTGGCCTTCATAACTTAATTTTTGGGATTGGAGCTGAATCGGCGAAAGCATTCCTAGATCCGCCTTTAATTGGGCACACTTCAATTCGTTTCCAGCCACAGTCATTTTTTGCTGCTCAAGCAATAAGGCTTTTTGTTTATCTAAAAGCGTCTGATAAGTCTGATAAAAACTGTCTTTAAATTTTCTCTCTTCATCGGATTGGATATTGTAATCATTAGCAGCTCGTTCCTTATAACTATTGTTTTTAATGCTTTCATAGTCCTTGTTAGCATCAATTTCTTTAATCCATTTGTCCTGTACTAGAGGAACCGGACCTAATTCCAGTTGAATATCAGCATCCTGCCCAATGGCAAGGTTGAATTGCTTGATAATATTTTTTTGCGAGTCTTGTAAATCTCTCATCTGAGTTGTAAGGCTCTTTACATCATTTTCTGCTTTTGACAAGGCATTTTTTGAAATCATGCCAAGTTCATATTGTTTACAAGACACCTGGTAGCTTTTTTCTGCTAAAATCAGCTGTTGTGCGGTAACTTCAACCTGCTGAACCTGGGTATTATACTGAATATACTGAGCTT is a window from the Dehalobacter sp. DCA genome containing:
- a CDS encoding TolC family protein, producing the protein MKMKPLYILLLFTFCLMIPAPALALDYWDQFPNTIHKIEFNDIRTLLMSRNPTIRYNTEMLDSMAGTGISVYDSALNAQIQNLTLAYAKEAQYIQYNTQVQQVEVTAQQLILAEKSYQVSCKQYELGMISKNALSKAENDVKSLTTQMRDLQDSQKNIIKQFNLAIGQDADIQLELGPVPLVQDKWIKEIDANKDYESIKNNSYKERAANDYNIQSDEERKFKDSFYQTYQTLLDKQKALLLEQQKMTVAGNELKCAQLKADLGMLSPIQLQSQKLSYEGQKLALISAQNMLFLAYRNYEWAQEGLIVSSSSSASY